Proteins encoded in a region of the Quercus lobata isolate SW786 chromosome 8, ValleyOak3.0 Primary Assembly, whole genome shotgun sequence genome:
- the LOC115955216 gene encoding ubiquitin-conjugating enzyme E2 11-like has protein sequence MAQRSWSDLPRDLIDRIFRRHLNIRRIDPKDLARCSLVCTTWRCVIADIWGKNLSLLSSASGLINKRVLAEYQNFQTDPPEGCRVRFVDSLFHWEGIIIGPQSSPYAGGVFLLDIHFSDQHPFKAPKVTFQTKVYHPNIDQQGRLCLETLWCPATTISHVLLVIYARFNDPDPDDPIDFEIAHIYKTQRIQFEEKARAWTKKFATASQISAIDWTDWS, from the exons ATGGCTCAACGTTCATGGTCTGACCTACCAAGAGATCTCATCGATCGTATATTTAGACGCCACTTGAATATAAGGAGGATAGACCCAAAGGATCTTGCAAGATGTAGCCTTGTCTGTACTACTTGGAGATGCGTTATTG CTGATATTTGGGGCAAGAATTTATCTTTGTTGAGTTCAGCAAGTGGGTTGATTAATAAGAGAGTTCTAGCTGAGTACCAGAATTTCCAGACAGATCCTCCAGAAGGTTGCAGAGTTAGGTTTGTTGATAGCCTGTTCCATTGGGAAGGAATCATAATTGGTCCCCAAAGTAGCCCTTATGCTGGTGGAGTCTTTCTCTTAGACATCCATTTCTCTGATCAACACCCATTCAAAGCTCCCAAAGTCACGTTCCAAACCAAG GTTTATCACCCAAACATTGACCAGCAAGGCAGGTTATGTCTTGAGACATTATGGTGCCCAGCAACAACCATTTCACATGTTCTCCTAGTAATCTATGCACGCTTCAATGACCCTGATCCTGATGACCCTATTGATTTTGAGATTGCTCACATCTATAAGACTCAAAGAATTCAGTTTGAAGAAAAAGCAAGAGCCTGGACCAAGAAATTTGCTACTGCAAGCCAAATAAGTGCAATAGATTGGACCGATTGGTCATAG